DNA sequence from the Candidatus Sulfuricurvum sp. RIFRC-1 genome:
CGCTTTAAGTGCGCCGTGTGCGAAAACCAAAGCATCATGGCTGGTCAACGCGTGAAATTTGTTCGGTGCAGTCACAAATTGATGACCGGTAAGATCAGACAATTTTGCCGCAACGCGCTCACCTAATTCAGGATGTGCATTCAAACCCGTACCGACCGCTGTACCGCCGAGTGCGAGTTCACGAACCGATTCGAGAGAATCTTTCGCCATTTTTTCACATTTGTTCAACATCTCTACCCAACCGCTGATCTCTTGACCGAGTGTTAACGGTGTTGCGTCTTGCAAGTGAGTACGGCCGATTTTAACGATATCGCTGAACGCTTCTGCTTTGTGAGCCAATGTTTTGCGCAAATGATCAATTGCCGGAAGCAAACGCTCTTCTACTGCGACAACTGCTGCTACATGCAACGCTGTAGGATAGGTATCATTAGAACTTTGAGATTTATTAACGTCGTCATTCGGATGAACCAATTTTTGAGTTCGGAAATCACCGCCCAAAATCTCTGTTGCACGGCTGGCCAACACTTCATTGTTGTTCATATTTGATTGGGTACCTGAACCGGTTTGCCATACAACCAAAGGATAATGAGCATCGAGTTTTCCCAAGAGCATTTCATCGGCCGCTTGAGCGATAGCATCCGCTTTCTCTTTGGTAAGCATTCCAAGATCGCAGTTGACCAAAGCAACCGCTTTTTTCAAATACGAAAATGCGCGTGTAATTTCATACGGCATTTTCTCTTCTCCGATTTGGAAATTTTCTAATGAACGCTGTGTTTGCGCTCCCCAATACGTGTCATTCGGTACTCGAACTTCACCCATGGTGTCTTTTTCAACGCGATAACTCATACTTTGGCTCCTTCAAAAAATTTATTGGTATTGAGTGTGTCGATAAGCGATTGAACCGATGCACATGAACGGGCAAACATTGCTTTCTCAGATTCATTAAGTGTCACTTCGATGATTTTTTCAGCGCCGTTAGCTCCAAGCATAACCGGAACACCGCTGACAACATCGCTAAAACCATATTCACCTTCAAGGTAAACGGCACAC
Encoded proteins:
- the fumC gene encoding class II fumarate hydratase codes for the protein MSYRVEKDTMGEVRVPNDTYWGAQTQRSLENFQIGEEKMPYEITRAFSYLKKAVALVNCDLGMLTKEKADAIAQAADEMLLGKLDAHYPLVVWQTGSGTQSNMNNNEVLASRATEILGGDFRTQKLVHPNDDVNKSQSSNDTYPTALHVAAVVAVEERLLPAIDHLRKTLAHKAEAFSDIVKIGRTHLQDATPLTLGQEISGWVEMLNKCEKMAKDSLESVRELALGGTAVGTGLNAHPELGERVAAKLSDLTGHQFVTAPNKFHALTSHDALVFAHGALKALAADMMKIANDVRWLASGPRCGIGEITIPENEPGSSIMPGKVNPTQSEAVTMVACQVMGNDACIGFAASQGNFELNVFKPVIAYNFLQSVRLLADSIVSFNDNCAVGIEPVRDQIDAYLNNSLMLVTALNPYIGYENAAKIAKTAHKENSTLKETAIKLGLLSAEEFDKYVIPEEMTRPIA